The segment CCCAAGCTACCAGAGGAAAGCCGGACCGACCCCCAAAACCCCGTCTCCATCTTCCCTGATCCCGAACCCTGAAACCGACCAAAACTCACCCCCTCACGACATCGACGCGCAGGTCTCTCAGGGAGCAAAGCCCCCCGAAGTCCCCGAAGCGCAACTTCCTTGCTCCACTCCTGCGCTTCGGCCCAAACCTCTCCCTCCTGGCCTCAAAG is part of the Verrucomicrobiota bacterium genome and harbors:
- a CDS encoding chemotaxis protein CheW, encoding AAKGQLRRHEWLLCRVRYFSDGVVIGSRGFVEGFFEARRERFGPKRRSGARKLRFGDFGGLCSLRDLRVDVVRG